The genomic segment CTCCTCGACACCATCCGCAAGACGAACGTCGTCGCGGGCGAGGCCGGCGGTATCACGCAGCACATCGGTGCGTACCAGGTCGCGACCCAGGTCAACGACGAAGAGCGCAGGATCACCTTCATCGACACCCCGGGCCACGAGGCGTTCACCGCCATGCGTGCCCGTGGTGCGAAGTCGACCGACATCGCGATCCTCGTGGTGGCGGCCAACGACGGTGTGATGCCCCAGACGATCGAGGCGTTGAACCACGCCAAGGCGGCCGACGTGCCGATCGTGGTCGCGGTCAACAAGATCGACGTCGAGGGCGCCGACCCGACCAAGGTGCGCGGTCAGCTCACCGAGTTCGGTCTGGTGGCCGAGGAGTACGGCGGCGACACGATGTTCGTCGACATCTCCGCCAAGCAGGGTCTCAACATCGACTCCCTGCTGGAGGCCGTGGTCCTGACCGCGGACGCCTCGCTCGACCTGCGGGCCAACCCCCAGCAGGACGCGCAGGGTATCGCGATCGAGTCCCACCTCGACCGCGGCCGCGGTGCCGTCTCGACCGTCCTGGTCCAGCGCGGCACGCTGCGCATCGGTGACACGATGGTGGTCGGCGACGCGTACGGCCGGGTCCGGGCGATGCTCGACGACAACGGCAACAACGTCGAGGAAGCGGGTCCGTCGACCCCCGTCCTCGTCCTCGGTCTCACCAACGTCCCGGGCGCCGGCGACAACTTCCTCGTCGTCGACGAGGACCGTACGGCCCGTCAGATCGCCGAGAAGCGCGCGGCGCGTGAGCGCAACGCCAACTTCGCCCGGCGCGGAGTCCGGTTCTCCCTGGAGAACCTGGACGAGGCCCTCAAGGCCGGTCTGGTGCAGGAACTCAACCTCATCATCAAGGGCGACGCGTCCGGTTCGGTGGAGGCTCTCGAGTCCTCGCTGCTCCAGCTCGACGTCGGCGAAGAGGTCGACATCCGCGTCCTGCACCGCGGCGTGGGTGCGGTCACCGAGTCGGACATCGACCTGGCGACCGGCTCCGACGCGATCGTCATCGGCTTCAACGTCCGCGCTGCGGGCCGCGCGGCGCAGATGGCGGAGCGCGAGGGCGTCGACGTCCGGTACTACTCGGTGATCTACCAGGCCATCGAGGAGATCGAGGCGGCCCTCAAGGGCATGCTCAAGCCGGAGTACGAGGAGGTCGAGCTCGGCACGGCGGAGATCCGCGAGGTCTTCAAGTCGTCCAAGCTGGGCAACATCGCCGGTGTCCTGGTCCGCTCCGGAGAGGTCAAGCGCAACACCAAGGCGCGCCTCGTCCGCGACGGCAAGGTCATCGCGGAGAACCTCACCATCTCCGGTCTGCGTCGCTTCAAGGACGACGTCACCGAGATCCGCGAAGGCTTCGAGGGCGGTATCAACCTCGGAAACTTCAACGACATCAAGGTCGACGACGTCATCGCGACGTACGAGATGCGCGAGAAGCCGCGGTCGTAACCAGCGGTGGTTCACGCCGGCCGGGGGTGACCTGTTCACCCCCGGCCGGTGTGGCCGTTCCCGGGCCGCGCCCCGGACCCCCGGCAAACAATCCCGTCGAGGGTGTCCGCCATTCGTTGTACGGTTCTGATGTTCCTGCCCCGTGCTGTGGGCAGGCCATCTATCCCGTACCGGCGGGTGAACCGGATACACACATGTACGTGGGGACTCTGTCCTTCGATCTCCTGCTCGGCGACGTACGGTCGCTGAAGGAGAAGCGCTCCGTCGTCCGTCCGATCGTGGCCGAGCTGCACCGCAAGTTCGCGGTGAGCGTGGCGGAGGTCGACCATATGGATCTGCACCGCCGGGCCGTGATCGGGCTGGCGGTGGTGTCCGGTGACACGGGGCATCTGACGGACGTACTGGACCGGTGCGAGCGGCTGGTCGCCGGACGCCCCGAGGTGGAGCTGCTCTCGGTCAGACGGCGGCTGCACGGGGACGACGACTGACCGGTCGCCGAGACAATTCAAGAAACAGCAGTAACGCGGAACGAGCTAGGAGACGGACCAGTGGCCGACAACGCGCGTGCCAAGAGGCTGGCGGACCTCATCCGAGAGGTGGTGGCCCAGAAGCTGCTGCGTGGGATCAAGGACCCGCGGCTCGGCTCGAAGGTCACCATCACGGACACCCGGGTGACCGGGGA from the Streptomyces sp. NBC_00310 genome contains:
- a CDS encoding DUF503 domain-containing protein, with product MYVGTLSFDLLLGDVRSLKEKRSVVRPIVAELHRKFAVSVAEVDHMDLHRRAVIGLAVVSGDTGHLTDVLDRCERLVAGRPEVELLSVRRRLHGDDD